The Bacteroidia bacterium sequence AGATGAAACACAAGCATTACCCTCTTTTATTGGCGCACTGGTACGCCCCCTCATGCCATTAAAAAGAACAAACCCAATTACAACAAAGAAAATAATTTTTATTACTAACGATTGTTTCTCTTCTGAATATGCCTTTAACAATGTTTTAATTCTAATATACTTTGCTAATAAAGAAAATACAATCGCAATTATTATAAAAACAAATAAATAAACGATATAAATAAACTCTGAAAAAATAAATTTAACCATCATATCAGGGGTATCAACCCAATTAAATACTGCAACAGTTAATCTCGAAAAATTGTATTTAAAATAAGGAATATCAACAGCACAAAGCATAAAAGCAAAAATAAAAATAAGCGCTGTCAGAAATTTTATTATTCTAATTGTTATTAACGAGTTCGCATTAAACATATTTAACACCGATAAAACAATAAAAGGAAATACAAGAATATAACAAGAAATTACTGTATCAAAACGCCAACCTATAGCAAATGCTTTTGCTAAATATGAATTAACATCGGCAAAATCGGGCAACAATTCTTTTGATGAATAAACAAAAAATATTCTGAATATTGTAAAAATTAATACTCCAAGAAAATACATCCCCAACAAATACCTTAAATACTGAGGAATATATTTCAAAATTTGCTTCACCTTTTATTAATTTATTGCAAATATAATTAAGAAATTGATTTAATAATTTAGATTGATTTCTCTATAAATCTCACATAATTCTTTTGAATTCCTGCAACTTGTTATACAATTGCAATTTTCAAGTAAATTAATTGCAACTTCTGAGATAGGTTTAGGATTGTAGTAACCCTGATGGCTATAATTCATATATTTCAATACCTTAAACATATCAAACCATCTGAAGAACCTTTGAGAAAATGTAAGTTGTGAATTAGAATTCAAATTAATCTCGCCAACATTCTGAATAAAATTATTTTCATTTAAAAAATTCTGCATTGGAACAGAAAACTCTTTAATAACTGATTTTATTTTTTCTTCATTTGCTCCAAACAATGTACAGGATTTTTCAACAATATCAGCAATATCTTCAAATGCAGTTAAATCGTATGTCATATAATTAGAATCTCCAGAGATCTGCATTTTGCCTATTGCAGCTCCGGTTCCAAAAGGAACTCTGTCGGAAGATCGTGGTGATGGAAAAACTTTTGTTGTATTTAATTCAGCATAATTGCCTAGCTGGATAATCTTTTGTAAAAAATAAAAATCCTCCCCTGCCTTACGTTTATTCATGCCTCCCTGTTTACAATAAGCCTCTGCACGAACAGCAAAAGAGGAACCTATTGTTTGAAATGCAAATGGATGCCCTGCTAATTTTAATGCCTCAATATAATACCTTAAATAAAGTTCGTAAGAAGCAATCGCATTATATGTAAAATCGTCAAATTCATCGCCTTCAAAAGGATGCTCAAACTGAATAGAACAGCCATTTAATTTTGAATCTTGTTTGAAAATATTTTCAATTTCACACAAATAGTTTTTCATGCATTTACAATCTGCATCAAATCCTATTAATACACCATCTTTTTTGTTTATTAAATTAAAACGCCTTACTGCTTCATCCATCCCAATTTTTCTGGCCAAACCAACACCGGCATCTTTTTGGGGTAAATCATTAACTACTATTTTATAAAATCTGAATTTATTTTCTGAGTGAGATTTTTGCCATTCATCAAAGATCTTTTCACTGATTTTATTCTGATTTAAATTAATCTCATTACAATCTTCAGAAGCATTAATAACAATAATTACCTCAACCGAACAATCAGGTCTTGTACATTCCCATAAGCTGTCTATACTTGCAATAATATCGGGTTCGTTAAAGCACGGTATTACAATTGACAAAAATAAATCATCATTAGGATTATCTTTTATAAAAGAAGAATAAAGGGCATGCTTTTCTAAATAATGCCCAAAAATCTGCATAGTATTATTCTTTTTTAATTGCAGGCTGATAACGACTATTAAGCATTCCAACAACAGTATCGGTAATATTTAAATAACTATTACCATAAAGAAAAGTAGCAGAATTTAAAATAAATCTGTATTTACCATCTTTATTAAATTCTTTTAAAAAACTTGTAACAGTATCTAATAATTGTTTCTCTAAATTCTGACTTTCAAGCATTAACTCGTTTGATAAATCTTCTCTTAACTTGTAAAGATTTTGTTGTTTTTCCATTAAATCCTGCTCCTGACGCTGTGCACTCTCCTGACTTAAAAAACTATTATTCTGAACTTTTTTCTGAAACTCTGCTGCTTCTTTTTCAAAAGCTGCAGATTTTCTGTTTAAGTCAGACTCCATTCCTTTTTGCTTTTCCATTAACTTATTCTCAAGTTCTTCATATAAATTATATTTCTTTAGCAGACTATCTACATTAATATAAGCAATATCAGTATTTGCAGGAATAGAATCTGTTGTCTTTTTTACCACAGTTGCAGATTCCTTGTTACTTGATGACTTAGAGCTAAAGTGCAATACAAAAAGAATAATAACAGCAATAAATAATATTGCATTTAATATTAAAGAAATGTTTTTCATGCGTTTGTTTTTTATTTTTTATTAAATCGATCAAATGAATTACGACATTTAAAATAAATTATTTCTGCTTTAATTTATTTTAAACATAGTAATTTCATAGTTTTCATTCTAAATTTTATACAAAACAACATAAAATTTTGCACTCTTAAAAATCTTTAGGATTTTTTAACCACGTATAGTTTTTCAATATATCTTTATAAGAGTAAAAATATCAATTATGAAAAACATTCTTATTTCAATTGCACTGCTAATTTCAGCAGTTATATTTTCAACTGACATACATTCACAAATAACTCAAAAATACTCTAAGGCAAAAGTTTACTTTCAAAAAGGCGAGTTAAATAAACTTGCTTCATTGGGAGTAGCAGTTGATAACGGAGAGGTAAAAAAAGATCAATATATTATTGCAGATTTCTCGGAACGCGAGCTTTCAATAATTAAAGACAATGGATTTAAATATGAAATTATGATTGACGATGTTTCAAAATTCTATGAAGAAAGAAACAAATCATCAAAAGAAAGTATAGAAGCACCTAAAAAAAAAAGTGTAAATGCTGTCGCTTGTTCAGTAGATAAATACCAGACTCCTCAATTCTTTTCACTTGGTTCAATTGCCGGATATTATTCAATTGAAGAAATAATGGCTGAACTTGACAGCATGCATCAGCGTTTTCCTAACTTAGTTACAGTCAGACAACAAGTAAGTGCAACTACAACAATAGAAGGCAGAAAACTATGGATGGTAAAAATTTCAGATAATCCGGGTATTGACGAAACTGAACCTGAAGTACTTTATAGTGCTTTAACACACGCACGTGAACCAATGGGAATGCAACAATTATTTTTTTACATGTATTATTTACTCGAAAATTACAATACAAATTCAACAGTAAAATACATTGTTGACAATACAGAACTTTATTTTATTCCATGTGTAAATCCAGATGGTTATAAGTTAAATGAAATAACCAATCCAGGCGGTGGTGGTATGCACAGAAAAAACTGTAGGCAAACTGGTGGCTCTCCAATTGGAATAGATTTAAACAGAAACTACGGATACCAATGGGGATATGATAATATCGGATCTTCAATAGATATTAATGATGAAACATATAGGGGAACAAATGCATTTTCTGAAGCTGAAACTCAGATAATGAAAGCATTTACAGAAAGTCATAATTTTAAATTATTAATCGATTATCATTGTTACAGCAATGTACTGCTAAACCCATGGGGATATATAGATCAATTAAGTCCCGATTCAGCAATTTACCGACAATACTCAGCTTTAATGACAAAAAATAATGGTTTTGCTTATGGCACACCATATCAAACAATTGGATACAATGCAAACGGAGGATCATTTGACTGGTTTTATGGTGAACAAACTACAAAAAATAAAATTATAGCCTTTGGTCCGGAAGCAGGTGATGCTAATGACGGATTCTGGCCTGCATCTAACAGAATAGAAACTATTGCAAAATCTTTTGCCGACATGAATTTTTATCTTGCTTTATTTGCAGGGAAATATGCAACAGTTAACGACATCAGCCCAAAATTCATAAGCAATTCAGGCTATCAAAAATTTAACATTCAAAGTTTAGGACTTGACACACCGGCTACCTTTACCGTTTCGGTTATTCCAACAAATTTGAATATTCAATCTGTTGGCACACCTGTAACAATTAACAACATGCATTTCTTACAATCAAAATCAGATTCAATTTTAATAACATTATTACCATCATTAACTCCGGGGCAAATAATTTCTTATGTTTATAAAATTGAAAATTCTTACGGATATTATTATTCAGATACCATTAATAAAATTTATGGCAATCCTATAGATATTTTTAACGATGTTGCTAACAATATGACAAACTGGACAGCTTCTGCAACATGGAATACTACAACAACAAGCTATTACTCTCCTACCAAAAGTTTTACCGACTCACCTAGCGGAAATTATACCGACAATGCTAATAAAACAATTTCCACCATAAATTATATTGACCTAACCGGTGCTATTTACGCAGAACTGTCATTTTGGGCAAAATGGGATATTGAAGCAGGATATGATTATGTTGAAGTTCTTGCATCAACAAATGGCACAACATGGACTCCATTATGCGGAAAATATAACCATCCTGGAAATTCTAATCAGGATTTAGATAATCCGCTTTATGACGGAACTCAGTCTACATGGGTAAAAGAACAAATTGATCTGACAAATTATCTTGGACAAAATATTAAACTAAGATTTAAATTAGTTAGTGACAGTTGGTCAAACTTTGATGGTTTTTATTTCGACGATATAAAAGTTACTGTACTTTCTTCATCAACTGAAACAAACAATAATCAAATTGAAAACACAGTAGCCACTTACCCTAACCCATTTCATTCAGAAATAAATATAAAACTCAACAACAAACAAAACAATCCGATTAAAATAAGTTTAATTGATGCTACAGGAAAAACAATTTACAATACTTACACAAATAAAGACGAATTAAATCTTAATACAGAGAAATTTGCAAAAGGTATTTATCTGCTAAAAATTG is a genomic window containing:
- a CDS encoding glycosyltransferase — its product is MQIFGHYLEKHALYSSFIKDNPNDDLFLSIVIPCFNEPDIIASIDSLWECTRPDCSVEVIIVINASEDCNEINLNQNKISEKIFDEWQKSHSENKFRFYKIVVNDLPQKDAGVGLARKIGMDEAVRRFNLINKKDGVLIGFDADCKCMKNYLCEIENIFKQDSKLNGCSIQFEHPFEGDEFDDFTYNAIASYELYLRYYIEALKLAGHPFAFQTIGSSFAVRAEAYCKQGGMNKRKAGEDFYFLQKIIQLGNYAELNTTKVFPSPRSSDRVPFGTGAAIGKMQISGDSNYMTYDLTAFEDIADIVEKSCTLFGANEEKIKSVIKEFSVPMQNFLNENNFIQNVGEINLNSNSQLTFSQRFFRWFDMFKVLKYMNYSHQGYYNPKPISEVAINLLENCNCITSCRNSKELCEIYREINLNY
- a CDS encoding OmpH family outer membrane protein — encoded protein: MKNISLILNAILFIAVIILFVLHFSSKSSSNKESATVVKKTTDSIPANTDIAYINVDSLLKKYNLYEELENKLMEKQKGMESDLNRKSAAFEKEAAEFQKKVQNNSFLSQESAQRQEQDLMEKQQNLYKLREDLSNELMLESQNLEKQLLDTVTSFLKEFNKDGKYRFILNSATFLYGNSYLNITDTVVGMLNSRYQPAIKKE
- a CDS encoding immune inhibitor A encodes the protein MKNILISIALLISAVIFSTDIHSQITQKYSKAKVYFQKGELNKLASLGVAVDNGEVKKDQYIIADFSERELSIIKDNGFKYEIMIDDVSKFYEERNKSSKESIEAPKKKSVNAVACSVDKYQTPQFFSLGSIAGYYSIEEIMAELDSMHQRFPNLVTVRQQVSATTTIEGRKLWMVKISDNPGIDETEPEVLYSALTHAREPMGMQQLFFYMYYLLENYNTNSTVKYIVDNTELYFIPCVNPDGYKLNEITNPGGGGMHRKNCRQTGGSPIGIDLNRNYGYQWGYDNIGSSIDINDETYRGTNAFSEAETQIMKAFTESHNFKLLIDYHCYSNVLLNPWGYIDQLSPDSAIYRQYSALMTKNNGFAYGTPYQTIGYNANGGSFDWFYGEQTTKNKIIAFGPEAGDANDGFWPASNRIETIAKSFADMNFYLALFAGKYATVNDISPKFISNSGYQKFNIQSLGLDTPATFTVSVIPTNLNIQSVGTPVTINNMHFLQSKSDSILITLLPSLTPGQIISYVYKIENSYGYYYSDTINKIYGNPIDIFNDVANNMTNWTASATWNTTTTSYYSPTKSFTDSPSGNYTDNANKTISTINYIDLTGAIYAELSFWAKWDIEAGYDYVEVLASTNGTTWTPLCGKYNHPGNSNQDLDNPLYDGTQSTWVKEQIDLTNYLGQNIKLRFKLVSDSWSNFDGFYFDDIKVTVLSSSTETNNNQIENTVATYPNPFHSEINIKLNNKQNNPIKISLIDATGKTIYNTYTNKDELNLNTEKFAKGIYLLKIENENKITTLKLTKD